A stretch of Clostridia bacterium DNA encodes these proteins:
- a CDS encoding sensor domain-containing diguanylate cyclase: protein MMDLEQYRLIIDSSPNMIWRANLSTECDYFNQTWLNFTGRTMEEEYGFGWAAGVHPDDYDRCVKIYLDNFKRQQKFEMEYRLKRYDGQYRWINDRGVPFYDKDKKFIGFIGSCMDVTEKVEGQLLKEMAQKDGLSQTYNRQYSHQLLAEIFNEAREKGVPLSILMMDIDGFKIINDTYGHSAGDVVLTKVAAIMKGEMRALDILGRYGGDEFLVGLVHTNFEEALAVAERIRIAIERAEILVSNDTPIKVSVSIGVRCLQDELTLDELINNADKKLYEAKSEGKNTVKG, encoded by the coding sequence ATGATGGATTTAGAGCAGTACCGACTCATTATTGATTCTTCTCCAAACATGATATGGAGAGCGAATCTTAGTACCGAATGTGATTATTTTAATCAGACATGGCTCAATTTCACTGGTCGTACAATGGAAGAAGAGTATGGGTTTGGATGGGCTGCCGGTGTGCACCCAGATGATTATGATAGGTGTGTAAAAATCTATCTAGATAATTTCAAACGACAACAAAAATTTGAAATGGAGTATCGACTTAAAAGATATGATGGTCAATACAGATGGATTAATGACCGTGGGGTTCCTTTCTATGATAAGGACAAGAAGTTTATCGGCTTTATCGGGAGCTGTATGGATGTTACGGAAAAAGTTGAAGGACAGCTTCTCAAGGAAATGGCCCAAAAAGATGGCTTGAGCCAAACCTATAACCGGCAATATTCCCATCAATTGCTAGCGGAGATTTTTAACGAAGCACGGGAAAAAGGGGTACCACTTAGTATTCTGATGATGGATATTGATGGATTTAAAATCATCAATGATACTTATGGCCATAGTGCTGGCGATGTAGTTCTAACAAAAGTGGCAGCCATAATGAAAGGTGAAATGCGCGCTCTAGATATCCTTGGACGATACGGGGGAGATGAATTTTTAGTCGGGTTGGTTCATACTAATTTTGAAGAGGCACTTGCGGTTGCTGAACGCATCAGGATTGCCATCGAAAGGGCTGAGATACTCGTTTCTAATGACACCCCGATTAAGGTTAGCGTAAGCATTGGCGTGAGATGCCTTCAGGATGAATTGACGTTAGATGAACTCATCAACAATGCTGATAAAAAATTATATGAGGCAAAATCAGAGGGTAAGAATACAGTCAAGGGCTAG
- a CDS encoding helix-turn-helix transcriptional regulator: MDLSLKLQELRKKSNLSQEELGEKLNVSRQSISKWEAGQTRPEIKKIILLSEIFDVPTDYLLKDECEHADWVQLDTKDKARPNKKNRIIPLVLSALLLIGMFAISRLVIENQKLSAEIAATPVNEILEMEKTTPEQFELLGKYYFDYSRENRFDYVPYFAENNASTESTEYLFWAFAINLDNWGEDKGIMSQSYVDEMVATHFNVTGLSHLSMRKAWDYDGEKYTALPQSIKEKPIYILKEYSTYMQNGIQVYDVVLDSCSSANDLIFNEADIERIKNNILNDQSDDLIVRQTEEFKYVETFNGPLYISHEILNNEG, from the coding sequence ATGGACCTATCATTAAAGCTGCAAGAACTAAGGAAAAAAAGCAACCTATCGCAAGAAGAGTTAGGTGAAAAATTGAATGTTTCTAGACAATCTATTTCCAAGTGGGAAGCTGGGCAGACACGCCCGGAGATTAAAAAAATAATCCTACTAAGTGAAATATTTGATGTTCCTACCGATTACCTTTTGAAAGATGAATGTGAACATGCAGACTGGGTACAACTTGATACAAAGGATAAAGCACGACCAAATAAAAAGAACAGGATAATACCACTGGTTTTGAGTGCACTACTTCTTATCGGTATGTTTGCCATTTCTCGCCTAGTCATTGAGAACCAGAAATTATCCGCTGAAATTGCAGCTACTCCCGTAAATGAGATTTTGGAAATGGAGAAAACTACCCCAGAACAGTTTGAATTGTTGGGAAAATACTATTTTGATTATTCTAGAGAAAACCGGTTTGACTATGTACCGTATTTTGCTGAGAATAATGCTTCAACAGAAAGTACGGAGTATCTTTTCTGGGCCTTTGCAATTAATTTGGATAACTGGGGAGAAGACAAAGGCATTATGAGTCAATCTTATGTTGATGAAATGGTTGCCACACATTTTAATGTCACAGGGTTAAGCCATCTATCCATGAGAAAAGCATGGGATTATGATGGAGAAAAATATACCGCCCTACCACAAAGTATTAAAGAAAAGCCAATTTATATTCTGAAAGAATACTCTACATATATGCAAAATGGTATACAAGTATATGACGTAGTGCTAGATAGCTGTAGCTCAGCAAACGATCTGATTTTTAACGAAGCAGATATTGAAAGGATAAAAAACAATATATTGAATGATCAGTCAGATGATTTAATCGTGCGACAAACAGAAGAATTTAAATATGTAGAAACGTTCAACGGCCCGCTATACATATCACACGAAATACTTAATAACGAAGGTTAA
- the rsgA gene encoding ribosome small subunit-dependent GTPase A, translating into MNQLEKYGLTDRFKNEATLYPDLSLARIVAQYRGLYKIVTKTDELQAEISGKLRFETSELAKFPTVGDFVMVSAEHLGGNAIIHHVLTRKSLFMRTAVGVHGQAQLVASNIDTVFICMSLNNNFNLSRLERYLSVAWDSGAIPVILLTKSDLCDDLQKSVTEVERASSYTDVIPLSVFDDDLAEKLGKYLKAETTVAFIGSSGVGKSTLINKLLGDEILATADIGKADKGRHTTTGREMFVSPFGGVLIDTPGMRELGAESVDLAKTFDDIEELARNCRFRDCTHTGEPGCAIIKALADGSLEKRRFDSYRKLKTEAGYEGLNAKEVEVKKLERMFKEVGGMKNMRKIVKEKRKRKE; encoded by the coding sequence TTGAATCAATTGGAAAAATATGGTCTCACCGACCGTTTCAAAAATGAAGCAACATTATACCCAGATCTATCTCTTGCTCGCATCGTTGCTCAATATAGAGGACTCTATAAAATTGTAACCAAGACGGATGAACTCCAGGCTGAAATTTCAGGCAAACTGCGCTTTGAAACTAGCGAGCTTGCAAAATTTCCTACGGTAGGAGATTTTGTAATGGTTTCAGCAGAACACCTAGGTGGGAATGCCATCATTCATCATGTGCTAACAAGGAAAAGTCTATTCATGCGTACTGCCGTGGGTGTTCATGGGCAAGCCCAACTGGTGGCTTCAAATATTGACACGGTTTTCATTTGTATGTCCCTTAACAATAACTTTAATCTCAGCCGATTGGAACGCTATCTTAGTGTGGCGTGGGATAGTGGGGCTATTCCTGTAATCCTATTAACCAAATCCGATTTATGCGACGACCTACAAAAATCAGTCACAGAAGTAGAACGAGCATCCTCATATACGGATGTAATACCCCTTTCGGTATTTGATGATGATCTGGCTGAAAAGTTGGGAAAGTATTTGAAAGCGGAAACAACGGTTGCCTTCATTGGTTCATCTGGGGTTGGAAAATCCACCTTGATTAATAAGCTATTGGGAGATGAAATTCTGGCAACAGCAGATATTGGAAAAGCAGATAAGGGCAGGCACACCACAACCGGCAGAGAAATGTTTGTTTCTCCTTTTGGCGGCGTGCTCATCGACACTCCTGGCATGCGGGAGCTTGGTGCAGAAAGTGTCGATTTAGCGAAGACCTTTGATGATATTGAAGAGCTTGCGAGGAACTGCCGCTTCCGGGATTGTACACATACGGGAGAACCAGGTTGTGCAATTATCAAGGCTCTTGCAGACGGTAGCCTGGAGAAAAGACGATTTGATAGCTATCGAAAGTTGAAAACGGAAGCTGGCTATGAGGGGCTAAATGCCAAGGAAGTAGAAGTGAAAAAGTTGGAACGCATGTTTAAAGAGGTTGGTGGAATGAAAAATATGCGGAAAATTGTTAAAGAAAAACGAAAACGAAAAGAGTAA
- a CDS encoding DUF1801 domain-containing protein — MSDNSQFQSVDDYMKEQPEKCRKALQDIRSYILEVVPDAQELINYNIPAFALVKGGKREQQVMIAGYKHHVGLYPHPTTMVHFLDELKEYKTGKGSVQFPINEALPKDLIMKMVKYRKDILDESRAYEY; from the coding sequence ATGAGTGATAATTCTCAGTTTCAGTCGGTAGATGACTATATGAAAGAACAGCCTGAAAAATGCAGAAAAGCCCTTCAAGATATTCGATCCTATATTTTGGAAGTGGTTCCAGATGCTCAGGAATTAATCAATTATAATATTCCTGCATTTGCTCTTGTGAAGGGTGGAAAAAGAGAACAGCAGGTTATGATTGCAGGATATAAACATCATGTGGGTTTGTATCCTCATCCTACAACCATGGTGCATTTCTTGGATGAATTAAAAGAATATAAAACAGGAAAAGGTTCGGTTCAATTTCCAATCAATGAGGCTTTGCCAAAAGATTTAATTATGAAAATGGTGAAGTACAGGAAAGATATATTAGATGAATCAAGGGCCTATGAGTATTGA
- a CDS encoding helix-turn-helix domain-containing protein, with translation MRNEKIGNVIKTLRIEHNLTQKQLADKLGISDKAVSKWERGLGAPELSLIGELSELLGVNIDNLLAGDLSRNEFVGGNMKNSKYYVCPNCHNITICTGNAEVSCCGKKLVEQTPIKATNEEKLKVEIIEDEWHITSEHPMTKEHYISFVAFATGERIQIIKQYPEWNLEQRIQKYGHGKLIWYCNNHGLFYQLL, from the coding sequence ATGCGAAATGAAAAAATAGGCAATGTTATCAAAACTTTGCGGATAGAGCATAATCTTACGCAAAAACAGCTTGCAGATAAACTGGGAATAAGCGACAAGGCCGTTTCAAAGTGGGAACGGGGGCTTGGCGCACCTGAACTATCGTTAATTGGCGAGCTTTCCGAGCTACTCGGTGTTAATATTGACAATTTATTGGCTGGCGATTTATCTCGAAATGAATTTGTTGGAGGAAACATGAAAAATTCAAAATATTACGTATGCCCCAATTGTCATAACATCACTATCTGTACAGGCAATGCTGAAGTTTCCTGTTGTGGTAAAAAGCTTGTAGAACAAACACCGATTAAAGCAACAAACGAAGAAAAATTAAAGGTTGAAATTATCGAAGACGAATGGCATATAACTAGTGAACATCCCATGACCAAAGAACACTATATATCCTTTGTTGCTTTTGCTACTGGCGAACGCATACAGATCATCAAGCAATATCCAGAATGGAATCTTGAACAAAGAATTCAAAAATATGGGCATGGAAAGCTGATTTGGTACTGCAACAATCACGGATTGTTTTATCAATTACTGTAA
- a CDS encoding flavodoxin family protein — protein MKFVVFNGSPGGENSKTNILARAFLTGAQKAGCETENVFLISKNIEYCKGCFACWFKTPGKCVIQDDMAELLEKYESADVICFATPVYTWNITAILKNFVDRLIPLKSPQIVNTDENFDLADLKPKEQRFVIISNCGFPGNNNFESMKTVVASCNPVLEIYRNCGKILNSKDEKIKAVVDEYLQVVEQAGYEMATQNQVSDETKMKLEMQLMSIPDYVKYIGM, from the coding sequence ATGAAATTTGTAGTATTTAACGGAAGTCCAGGCGGTGAGAACAGTAAGACAAACATACTTGCCCGAGCATTTTTAACCGGTGCCCAAAAGGCTGGATGTGAAACTGAAAATGTGTTTTTGATTTCTAAAAATATCGAATATTGCAAGGGCTGTTTTGCCTGTTGGTTCAAAACACCTGGAAAATGTGTGATACAAGATGATATGGCAGAGCTTTTGGAAAAATATGAATCTGCTGATGTGATTTGCTTTGCAACACCCGTATATACCTGGAATATAACAGCAATACTGAAAAACTTTGTGGACAGACTCATCCCATTAAAGAGTCCCCAGATTGTAAATACAGATGAAAATTTTGACCTTGCAGACTTAAAGCCTAAAGAACAACGATTTGTGATTATCTCGAACTGTGGCTTTCCAGGCAACAATAATTTTGAAAGCATGAAAACAGTAGTCGCTTCTTGCAATCCTGTTCTTGAGATTTATCGCAATTGTGGCAAAATTTTGAATAGTAAGGACGAGAAAATTAAAGCAGTCGTAGATGAATACTTGCAGGTTGTTGAGCAGGCCGGATATGAAATGGCTACCCAAAACCAGGTATCTGACGAAACGAAAATGAAACTTGAAATGCAGCTCATGTCGATACCAGATTACGTGAAGTATATTGGTATGTAG
- a CDS encoding VOC family protein → MRLDGFGLFVKDMPQMIGFYRDVLGFEIKENEDTANVYLIKDDTLFLLYGRNDFEKMTSRKYEYIKGINGHFEIALYVDTFEEVDEEYAKAISKGANSVLEPTTEPWGQRTCYISDPEGNLIEIGSFNKPFTR, encoded by the coding sequence ATGAGACTAGATGGGTTCGGGTTATTTGTTAAAGATATGCCGCAGATGATTGGTTTTTACAGGGATGTATTGGGGTTTGAAATCAAAGAGAACGAAGATACAGCCAATGTATATTTGATCAAAGATGATACCTTATTTTTACTCTATGGTAGAAATGATTTTGAAAAGATGACGAGCAGAAAATATGAGTATATAAAAGGCATCAATGGTCATTTTGAAATAGCCTTATATGTGGATACTTTTGAAGAAGTAGATGAAGAATACGCAAAAGCCATCAGCAAGGGTGCTAATTCGGTTTTAGAACCCACAACAGAGCCGTGGGGGCAAAGAACTTGCTATATTTCTGATCCGGAAGGAAATCTAATAGAAATTGGTTCTTTCAACAAACCATTTACGAGATAA